In the genome of Carnobacterium pleistocenium FTR1, one region contains:
- a CDS encoding PTS transporter subunit IIC — MKTYLTDRMFKASSGIANAIFVTIGIGLLLETIGNLTGLTILVIIGTTVKMLMAPAIGAGIAIMLGGNTLTIFSAMAAGTIGAGAIQTTADGVITIATGEPIGCLIAATIAIFVGKRISGKTPLDMMAIPIAAILVGGIAGYYLNLVIAPFLSVVSALISASVADSPVIGAVVISVVGGLVLMSPASSAAIAIALNLDPVSSGAMLVGTTSMYIAFSFVSIRQNNLGGFLAQFVCTPKVQLPNIIKNPRILIGPTIAAAVAAPISTVALGFTAPSAIAGIGFCSLIAPLNIFVSQGIGSFVVYIITACLVPIAVTLIVNKLLEKASWLRKGDMALVVE; from the coding sequence ATGAAAACATACCTAACAGATAGAATGTTCAAAGCATCATCAGGAATCGCAAATGCTATTTTTGTAACGATTGGGATTGGCTTATTATTAGAAACAATTGGCAATCTGACTGGTCTTACTATCTTAGTTATTATCGGAACGACTGTTAAAATGCTAATGGCTCCTGCTATTGGGGCCGGTATTGCTATTATGTTAGGTGGAAATACGTTGACGATTTTTAGTGCTATGGCTGCTGGAACAATTGGTGCTGGAGCTATTCAAACTACGGCAGATGGCGTGATCACGATTGCTACCGGTGAACCGATTGGTTGCCTGATTGCAGCTACGATTGCTATTTTTGTTGGTAAGCGTATTTCAGGGAAAACACCCTTAGATATGATGGCTATCCCCATTGCAGCAATCTTAGTTGGTGGCATAGCAGGCTATTACTTAAATCTTGTTATTGCTCCATTCTTAAGTGTAGTCAGTGCTCTTATTTCTGCCTCAGTTGCTGATTCACCGGTTATTGGTGCAGTTGTTATCTCAGTCGTGGGAGGGCTTGTATTGATGTCTCCAGCCTCATCAGCAGCGATTGCGATTGCACTGAATCTGGATCCTGTTTCAAGTGGTGCTATGTTAGTTGGAACAACTAGTATGTATATCGCGTTTTCATTTGTCTCTATTCGTCAAAATAATCTTGGTGGTTTCTTAGCACAATTTGTTTGTACTCCAAAAGTTCAATTACCAAATATTATTAAAAATCCTCGCATTTTAATTGGGCCTACTATTGCTGCAGCAGTAGCTGCCCCCATTTCAACTGTGGCACTTGGTTTTACAGCTCCAAGCGCTATAGCCGGAATAGGCTTTTGTTCATTAATTGCCCCACTAAATATTTTTGTATCTCAAGGTATTGGATCTTTTGTTGTTTACATCATTACTGCTTGCCTAGTCCCTATTGCCGTTACATTAATAGTGAACAAACTATTAGAAAAAGCTAGCTGGTTGCGTAAAGGAGATATGGCTTTAGTAGTAGAATAA
- the rsmG gene encoding 16S rRNA (guanine(527)-N(7))-methyltransferase RsmG, with translation MNPEEFKKALEGKGIKVTEKQMEQFDQYLKLLQEWNEKINLTAITQKEEVYLKHFYDSITAGLYVDFNKGVQSLCDVGAGAGFPSIPLKIIFPQLEVTIVDSLNKRIQFLTLLAQTLELKGVHFYHDRAETFGQNKKFRESFDFVTARAVARMSVLAELCLPLVKKEGLFIALKASHTKEEMAEGQQAIAMLGGKFREEFVFELPHEAGERHIVLIDKKKETPKKFPRKPGTPNKNPL, from the coding sequence ATGAATCCAGAAGAGTTTAAAAAGGCCCTTGAAGGCAAGGGAATAAAGGTAACTGAAAAGCAAATGGAACAATTTGATCAATACCTTAAACTGTTACAAGAATGGAATGAAAAAATTAATTTAACAGCAATCACCCAGAAAGAAGAAGTATACTTAAAACATTTTTATGATTCTATTACAGCTGGTTTATACGTGGATTTTAACAAAGGGGTCCAAAGCCTATGTGATGTAGGTGCAGGTGCCGGGTTTCCAAGCATCCCCCTAAAAATTATTTTTCCGCAATTGGAAGTAACAATAGTAGATTCATTAAATAAAAGAATTCAATTTCTAACATTATTAGCACAAACGTTAGAATTAAAAGGTGTTCATTTCTATCATGATCGCGCTGAAACATTTGGTCAAAATAAAAAATTTCGTGAATCATTTGATTTTGTAACGGCTAGAGCTGTTGCTCGTATGAGTGTTTTAGCAGAATTATGTTTGCCATTAGTTAAAAAAGAGGGTCTTTTTATTGCTTTGAAAGCCAGTCATACAAAAGAAGAAATGGCTGAAGGACAACAAGCGATTGCTATGCTAGGTGGAAAATTCCGTGAAGAGTTTGTTTTTGAACTTCCTCATGAAGCTGGAGAACGACACATTGTTTTGATTGATAAAAAGAAAGAAACACCAAAGAAATTCCCGAGAAAACCAGGAACGCCAAATAAGAATCCGCTATAG